One Nitrospinota bacterium genomic region harbors:
- the rplK gene encoding 50S ribosomal protein L11: MARKVKALVKLQVPAGQANPSPPVGPALGQHGVNIMEFCTAFNSQTQDREGLIIPVVVTIYTDQSFTFILKSPPASVLLKQAAGIAKGSEDPKREKVGTVSWSQVENIARMKEQDLNTTDIEAAKRIIAGTARSIGIDVTD; this comes from the coding sequence GTGGCACGAAAAGTCAAAGCTCTGGTGAAACTTCAGGTTCCGGCGGGCCAGGCAAACCCGTCGCCGCCCGTGGGGCCTGCATTGGGCCAACATGGGGTGAACATCATGGAGTTCTGCACGGCCTTCAATTCCCAGACCCAGGATCGCGAGGGCCTCATCATCCCCGTCGTTGTCACCATCTACACCGACCAGTCCTTCACCTTTATCCTTAAAAGCCCTCCGGCCAGCGTGTTGCTCAAGCAGGCGGCAGGGATCGCCAAGGGCTCGGAGGATCCCAAGCGGGAGAAGGTGGGAACGGTCTCTTGGTCTCAGGTGGAGAATATTGCCCGAATGAAGGAGCAGGACCTCAACACAACCGATATAGAAGCCGCCAAACGTATTATCGCTGGCACGGCCAGGAGCATCGGTATCGATGTTACCGACTGA
- the rpoC gene encoding DNA-directed RNA polymerase subunit beta', which yields MDSVISLFEKPRDPIVFDAIRIKIASPEKIRSWSSGEVKKPETINYRTFKPERDGLFCAKIFGPVKDWECNCGKYKRMKHRGVVCEKCGVEVIQSKVRRERLGHIELACPVSHVWFFKGLPSRIGNLLDMSLRELERILYFENYVVIDPGDTPLKENELLTEERYRELRGEYGETFTAGMGAEAIQSLLKGIDLDKLAGELKVETVESTSVQKKKKATKRLKVVEAFRKSGNRPEWMILEVLPVIPPDIRPLVPLDGGRFATSDLNDLYRRVINRNNRLIRLQELKAPEIIIRNEKRMLQEAVDALFDNGRRGRVIRGPNKRPLKSLSDMLKGKQGRFRQNLLGKRVDYSGRSVIVVGPEFKFHQCGLPKKMALELFKPFIYHKLEQQGIVTTIKSAKKMVEREAPEVWDVLDEVIKDHPVLLNRAPTLHRLGIQAFEPVLVEGKAIRIHPLVCGAFNADFDGDQMAVHVPLSIEAQVEARVLILSSNNILSPANGKPLAVPSQDMILGCYYLTKQRGNSKGEDRVFSNMEEVLVAHDHDELALQARVRVRIDGDLVTTTVGRVIFYQIVPDPIPFSFVNRPMGKRELTDLVNQSYLKAGKDKTVTFIDELKSIGFRYATSSGISISIDDMIIPENKGELVERARHEVVAVEKQYRDGLITNGERYNKVIDIWANVTEQVADEMFKVLEMQDEQIMEGTAPTTSDGRVEFNPLYIMADSGSRGSLAQIRQLAGMRGLMAKPSGEIIETPITANFREGLTVLQYFISTHGARKGLADTALKTANSGYLTRRLVDVAQDIIVLKRDCGTLNGIVLSALVEGGEIIMPLDVRILGRIAIEDILDPFTHEVLVKANDDVDEEGCERIINAGLENVRIRSVLTCEAEEGVCAMCYGRNLATGFQVEIGEAVGVIAAQSIGEPGTQLTMRTFHVGGTASRVVEQTTLEAKRPGIIKYQNLRTVTNIANEIIVMNRNGYVAIVDEQDRERERYPLVYGGQLKVKDGQKVSEGERLAEWDPFTMSILTDVSGTIAFRDIIDGVTVKEDLDEVTGLSRKVIMESAEEKRQSRISIKDSKNKTVGRYILPAGAHLAVADGDPVSAGAVLAKIPRETTKTKDITGGLPRVAELFEARKPKEHAIISEIDGVVEFGPITKGMRKVIVTNEQGEEREYLIPRGKHVNVHEGDSIKAGEPLMDGAANPHDILDVMGEKELQKYLVNEVQQVYRLQGVNVHDKHVEVIVRQMLKRVEIEDPGDTDLLMDEQVSKSKFHRVNSKVQAEGGRPASARPILMGITKSSLSTDSFISAASFQETTRVMTQAAVSGAVDHLRGLKENVIMGRLIPAGTGAREYTDLEVEPEEPVVVAPPEEPEVVEELAEEAEEILAEELMEGVGN from the coding sequence TTGGATAGTGTCATCAGTCTCTTCGAAAAACCGAGAGATCCCATTGTGTTCGATGCCATCAGGATTAAGATTGCCTCGCCAGAGAAAATAAGGTCATGGTCAAGTGGAGAGGTTAAGAAGCCTGAGACGATAAACTACCGGACCTTCAAGCCCGAGCGTGACGGGCTCTTCTGCGCCAAGATTTTCGGCCCTGTAAAGGATTGGGAGTGTAACTGCGGCAAGTACAAACGGATGAAGCATCGGGGCGTGGTTTGTGAGAAGTGTGGCGTAGAGGTCATCCAGTCCAAGGTGCGCCGCGAACGATTGGGCCATATTGAACTGGCGTGCCCGGTGAGCCACGTCTGGTTTTTTAAGGGGTTGCCGAGCCGCATTGGCAACCTCCTGGATATGAGCCTGCGTGAGTTAGAGCGGATTCTTTACTTTGAAAACTACGTTGTAATCGACCCCGGGGACACGCCCCTGAAGGAAAATGAGCTCCTGACGGAGGAACGCTACCGGGAGCTGAGGGGCGAGTATGGTGAAACATTCACCGCTGGCATGGGTGCCGAGGCTATCCAGTCTTTGTTAAAGGGTATCGACCTGGATAAGCTTGCGGGCGAGCTAAAAGTCGAGACGGTGGAGTCCACCTCTGTCCAGAAGAAAAAAAAGGCGACCAAGCGCCTAAAGGTCGTAGAGGCGTTCCGTAAGAGCGGCAATAGGCCGGAATGGATGATACTAGAGGTCTTGCCCGTCATCCCGCCGGACATCCGACCCCTCGTTCCTCTCGATGGCGGCCGCTTTGCCACGAGCGACCTCAACGACCTCTACCGCCGAGTCATTAACCGCAATAACCGACTCATACGGCTCCAAGAGCTCAAAGCGCCGGAGATCATCATCCGCAACGAGAAGCGGATGCTCCAAGAGGCGGTCGATGCCTTGTTTGATAACGGGCGGCGCGGCCGGGTCATCAGGGGCCCGAACAAGCGGCCTCTCAAAAGCCTCTCGGATATGCTCAAGGGCAAGCAGGGCCGGTTCCGACAAAATCTGCTGGGCAAGCGGGTTGATTACTCCGGCCGTAGCGTCATTGTAGTGGGCCCGGAGTTCAAGTTCCACCAGTGCGGCCTGCCGAAGAAGATGGCCCTCGAGCTTTTCAAGCCTTTCATCTACCACAAGCTGGAACAACAGGGGATCGTCACGACGATCAAGAGCGCAAAAAAGATGGTCGAGCGCGAGGCCCCAGAGGTCTGGGATGTGCTTGACGAGGTTATCAAGGACCACCCGGTGCTCCTCAACCGCGCCCCGACGCTCCACCGGCTCGGCATCCAAGCCTTTGAGCCCGTCTTGGTGGAGGGCAAGGCCATTCGTATACACCCTCTTGTATGCGGAGCCTTTAACGCCGACTTTGACGGCGACCAGATGGCTGTCCACGTACCTCTTTCCATCGAAGCGCAGGTCGAGGCCCGCGTCTTGATACTTTCGTCCAATAACATTCTCTCGCCGGCCAATGGAAAACCGTTGGCCGTGCCGAGCCAGGATATGATTCTGGGCTGCTATTACCTGACCAAGCAACGTGGAAACTCGAAGGGAGAGGACCGAGTCTTCAGCAACATGGAGGAGGTCCTCGTGGCTCACGACCACGACGAGTTGGCCCTCCAGGCTCGAGTACGTGTCCGAATCGACGGCGACCTAGTCACTACTACAGTCGGGCGTGTCATCTTCTATCAGATAGTGCCCGACCCCATCCCATTCTCCTTCGTCAATCGGCCAATGGGCAAACGGGAGCTAACCGACTTGGTGAACCAAAGCTACCTCAAAGCGGGTAAGGATAAGACGGTAACGTTCATCGATGAGCTCAAGAGCATCGGATTCCGATACGCGACCTCCTCGGGAATCTCCATCTCTATAGACGACATGATTATCCCGGAGAACAAGGGAGAGTTGGTCGAGCGGGCCCGCCACGAGGTCGTCGCGGTGGAGAAGCAATATCGCGATGGGCTAATCACCAATGGTGAGCGTTACAACAAGGTTATCGACATCTGGGCCAATGTCACTGAGCAGGTTGCCGATGAGATGTTCAAAGTCCTGGAGATGCAGGATGAGCAGATTATGGAGGGAACGGCCCCGACCACTTCGGATGGCCGGGTCGAATTCAACCCGCTCTACATCATGGCCGATTCGGGCTCTCGCGGCTCCCTGGCCCAGATTCGCCAGTTGGCAGGCATGCGGGGACTGATGGCCAAGCCCTCGGGCGAGATTATCGAAACCCCAATCACTGCCAACTTCCGCGAAGGGCTCACCGTCCTCCAGTACTTCATCTCCACACACGGCGCACGAAAGGGCTTGGCCGACACGGCTCTCAAGACGGCCAACTCCGGCTACCTCACCCGCCGCCTTGTTGACGTGGCACAGGACATCATCGTCCTCAAGCGCGATTGCGGCACCCTTAACGGCATCGTTCTGAGCGCACTAGTCGAAGGCGGCGAGATAATCATGCCTTTAGATGTACGAATCCTTGGGCGCATCGCTATTGAGGACATCCTGGATCCCTTCACCCACGAAGTCCTGGTGAAAGCCAACGATGATGTCGACGAAGAAGGGTGCGAACGTATCATAAACGCCGGCCTCGAGAATGTGCGCATCCGCTCGGTCCTTACGTGCGAGGCCGAGGAGGGAGTTTGCGCCATGTGCTACGGTCGGAACCTGGCAACGGGCTTCCAGGTCGAGATCGGCGAGGCGGTCGGCGTGATCGCCGCTCAGTCCATCGGAGAGCCAGGCACCCAGCTCACAATGCGTACCTTCCACGTAGGAGGAACGGCCAGCCGCGTGGTGGAGCAGACGACCTTGGAGGCTAAACGACCGGGGATTATCAAGTACCAGAACCTCCGGACCGTGACCAACATTGCGAATGAGATCATCGTAATGAACCGCAACGGCTACGTTGCAATCGTCGACGAACAAGACCGCGAGCGGGAGCGCTACCCCTTGGTATACGGGGGCCAGCTCAAGGTCAAAGACGGCCAAAAAGTCTCCGAGGGCGAACGCCTCGCCGAGTGGGACCCCTTCACAATGTCCATCCTAACCGATGTCTCCGGCACCATCGCCTTTCGTGACATCATCGACGGCGTGACGGTAAAAGAAGATCTCGATGAGGTTACCGGCCTGTCCCGGAAGGTCATCATGGAGAGCGCAGAAGAAAAACGCCAGTCGCGGATCTCCATAAAAGACTCCAAGAACAAGACCGTGGGCCGGTACATTCTTCCCGCCGGGGCTCACTTGGCCGTGGCCGACGGGGATCCAGTATCGGCGGGCGCTGTGCTGGCGAAGATTCCTCGCGAGACGACGAAGACCAAGGACATCACGGGCGGTCTGCCCCGCGTAGCGGAGCTCTTCGAAGCACGCAAGCCCAAGGAGCATGCGATCATCAGTGAAATCGATGGGGTGGTCGAGTTCGGCCCCATTACGAAGGGAATGCGCAAGGTGATCGTCACCAACGAACAGGGGGAGGAACGCGAATACCTCATCCCGCGGGGCAAGCACGTCAACGTCCACGAAGGCGACAGCATCAAGGCCGGGGAGCCCTTGATGGACGGGGCGGCCAACCCCCACGATATTCTCGACGTTATGGGCGAAAAGGAACTACAGAAGTACCTGGTCAATGAGGTCCAGCAAGTATACCGCCTCCAGGGCGTCAACGTACACGACAAGCATGTAGAGGTTATCGTTCGCCAGATGCTCAAGCGGGTTGAGATTGAAGACCCCGGCGATACCGACCTCCTCATGGACGAGCAGGTATCTAAGTCGAAATTCCACCGGGTCAATTCTAAGGTGCAGGCCGAAGGGGGGCGCCCCGCTTCGGCCCGGCCCATCTTGATGGGCATCACGAAGTCGAGCCTCTCGACCGACAGCTTTATCTCGGCTGCCTCCTTCCAGGAGACGACCCGAGTGATGACCCAAGCGGCCGTAAGCGGCGCCGTGGATCACCTGCGTGGCCTTAAGGAGAACGTGATTATGGGCCGCCTCATTCCAGCGGGAACCGGGGCGCGGGAATACACAGACCTGGAGGTCGAGCCGGAGGAGCCGGTTGTGGTCGCTCCACCAGAGGAGCCAGAGGTGGTCGAAGAGCTTGCCGAGGAAGCGGAAGAGATATTGGCAGAAGAGCTTATGGAGGGTGTGGGCAACTAA
- the nusG gene encoding transcription termination/antitermination factor NusG translates to MDQEEALEEAVEAPVEEDQEEALEEAEVTLGGPVLSSGPGKDWYVVHTYSGYEAKVKASMEERINALGLREWIPQIIVPSEPVVEMKGGKKRISDRKFFPGYVLVEMELSDDTWYLIKNTPKVTGILGGGRNPTPLATDEIRFIVEQMRGEAEKPKLKVLFERGENVRIVDGPFTNFTGMIEEVDDVRAKLRVMVTIFGRATPVEMEFLQVEKV, encoded by the coding sequence ATGGACCAAGAGGAAGCTTTGGAAGAAGCGGTAGAAGCCCCGGTGGAGGAGGACCAAGAGGAAGCTTTGGAAGAAGCGGAGGTCACCCTCGGCGGACCCGTACTCTCATCGGGCCCAGGCAAAGACTGGTATGTTGTTCATACCTACTCTGGCTACGAGGCCAAGGTCAAAGCGAGCATGGAAGAGCGGATCAACGCCCTTGGCCTGAGAGAATGGATTCCTCAAATTATAGTGCCTTCAGAGCCGGTTGTGGAGATGAAGGGAGGCAAGAAGCGTATTAGCGACCGGAAGTTCTTCCCCGGCTATGTCTTGGTGGAAATGGAGCTATCCGACGACACCTGGTACCTAATAAAAAACACCCCCAAGGTAACCGGCATTCTTGGAGGAGGGCGGAATCCCACGCCGCTGGCCACCGATGAGATCAGGTTCATCGTCGAGCAGATGCGGGGCGAGGCCGAAAAACCTAAGCTCAAGGTGTTGTTCGAGCGAGGAGAGAACGTCCGTATAGTAGATGGGCCATTTACCAACTTTACGGGGATGATCGAGGAGGTGGACGACGTTCGAGCCAAGCTACGGGTCATGGTGACCATCTTTGGGAGGGCCACACCGGTCGAGATGGAGTTCCTCCAGGTGGAGAAGGTCTGA
- a CDS encoding 50S ribosomal protein L10 has translation MVDPAKIEAVEELREKFDRAKAAVFVDFRGSSVAQMNELRNRLRAEQVEFRVIKNRLARRAAVDTPLAEATDLFEGPTSVALSYDNLVAPAKILTAYAKERKTIEIKGGLLEGRPLDVESVRRLAELPPLEAIQAQLLSVLQGGGVQFLGVLQGVERSFLDTLSAYAEQAE, from the coding sequence GTGGTTGATCCGGCGAAAATAGAAGCCGTCGAGGAGCTCAGAGAGAAATTCGACCGGGCCAAGGCCGCCGTATTCGTGGATTTCCGAGGCTCCTCCGTTGCACAGATGAACGAACTCCGCAACCGGCTGAGGGCCGAGCAGGTGGAGTTTCGGGTAATCAAGAACAGACTGGCTCGGCGGGCCGCGGTCGATACTCCCCTGGCGGAAGCAACCGACTTGTTTGAAGGGCCAACGTCGGTGGCCCTATCCTACGATAACTTAGTGGCCCCAGCCAAGATCCTTACGGCATACGCCAAAGAGCGAAAGACAATTGAAATCAAAGGAGGGCTGCTGGAGGGGAGGCCCTTGGATGTGGAGTCGGTCCGACGCCTGGCTGAGCTGCCTCCCCTTGAGGCTATCCAGGCTCAACTCTTGAGCGTTCTCCAGGGGGGCGGGGTCCAGTTTCTTGGGGTCCTCCAGGGTGTGGAACGAAGTTTCCTGGACACACTAAGTGCATACGCCGAGCAGGCGGAATAA
- the rplL gene encoding 50S ribosomal protein L7/L12, which yields MTKDGVIEFLEKMSILEMNDFVQELQDKWGVTAAAPVAAVAGAPAGVTVEEEVEQTEFNVVLTSIGDKKIAVIKEVRALTNLSLKEAKALVDEAPKPVKEKISMEEAEQVKAKLEEAGAGAEIK from the coding sequence ATCACAAAAGATGGTGTTATCGAATTCCTTGAGAAAATGAGCATCCTGGAGATGAACGATTTTGTCCAGGAGCTCCAAGACAAGTGGGGGGTAACGGCAGCCGCGCCTGTCGCGGCCGTGGCAGGAGCCCCGGCGGGTGTCACCGTCGAAGAGGAGGTCGAGCAGACGGAGTTCAACGTTGTCTTAACTTCGATAGGAGACAAGAAAATTGCGGTCATCAAAGAAGTTCGAGCCCTGACGAACCTCTCCTTGAAGGAGGCGAAGGCGTTGGTTGATGAGGCGCCCAAACCAGTAAAGGAAAAGATTTCTATGGAAGAAGCCGAACAGGTGAAGGCCAAGCTCGAAGAGGCCGGAGCGGGTGCAGAGATTAAATGA
- a CDS encoding 50S ribosomal protein L1, with the protein MARRGKHMQAALAEVERDRRYELEEALILVKDLGYAKFDESVDLAVRLGVNPRHADQMVRGSVALPGGVGKNVTVLAFAQGEKMKEAEEAGADYVGSEEYIKKIQDGWLEFDRAVATPDLMSQVGRLGKILGPRGLMPNPKAGSVTFDVGRAVKELKAGKVEFRVDKVGIVHVTIGRRSFDVETLLENAKAVFETLLRLKPASAKGVYFRSIYVSSTMGPGLRLDPVAVMNLFQA; encoded by the coding sequence GTGGCTCGACGAGGTAAACACATGCAGGCGGCTCTCGCGGAGGTAGAAAGAGACCGCCGTTACGAGCTCGAGGAGGCTCTTATCCTCGTCAAAGATTTGGGCTACGCCAAGTTCGATGAGTCTGTAGACCTGGCTGTTCGCCTCGGCGTCAATCCTCGCCACGCCGACCAGATGGTTCGCGGTAGTGTTGCGTTGCCTGGCGGCGTGGGAAAGAACGTCACGGTACTTGCATTCGCACAAGGTGAAAAAATGAAAGAGGCCGAAGAGGCGGGAGCAGACTACGTCGGCTCCGAGGAATATATAAAGAAGATCCAAGACGGATGGCTGGAGTTTGATCGGGCGGTGGCGACCCCGGATCTGATGAGTCAGGTGGGCCGGCTCGGAAAGATTCTCGGTCCCAGGGGCTTGATGCCCAACCCCAAGGCAGGCTCTGTTACCTTCGATGTGGGCCGGGCCGTCAAGGAGCTCAAGGCCGGAAAGGTGGAGTTCCGCGTCGATAAAGTGGGCATCGTCCACGTAACTATCGGGCGGCGCTCCTTCGATGTAGAGACGCTGCTGGAGAATGCCAAGGCTGTATTTGAAACACTCCTAAGGCTCAAGCCAGCCTCGGCCAAGGGTGTATACTTTAGGAGCATTTACGTTTCATCGACTATGGGGCCGGGCCTTCGGCTCGATCCCGTCGCGGTGATGAATCTCTTTCAGGCCTAG
- the rpoB gene encoding DNA-directed RNA polymerase subunit beta: protein MATKTRTHHTGLRKRHNFARIPTIIDVPNLIEIQQRSYQRFLQHDRAQGERTLGGLDEVFRSVFPISDFNETAFLEYVGYEIGLWECECGEYKGLGGPRMKCEVCGKPLIYKPKYEVDECRQRGMTYGDPMKIMVRLVVYEKEEDTGELRLRDVKEQKVYLGEIPIITENGTFIINGTERVIVSQMHRSPGVFFAHDKGKSTTTGKVVYSARVIPYRGSWLDFELDAKNHIYVRIDRRRKLPATTLLRAMGYSTDELMEIFYEFDEITYKSIKDEFTIKVSDLLVGVKAGQDIVDKDGEVIVKAGRRITRVALKKLRAARTRDIPLHEEVLIGQTIARDVIDEETGEIFLEVNTEVTGETLEVVRDRKIRAFSILHIHPERDDRSLRDSLATDKTSTQEEALLEIYKRLRPGDPPTRDTAKNLFDNLFMNPKRYDLSKIGRLKLNSKLGLDFPLEERQLRREDVVETIRYLLGLRMGQGEIDDIDHLGNRRVRSVGELIENQFRIGLVRMERAIRERMSIQDLEATMPHDLINSKPVTAAIKEFFGSSQLSQFMDQTNPLSEITHKRRLSALGPGGLTRERAGFEVRDVHPTHYGRICPIETPEGPNIGLIASLSTYARVNEFGFIESPYRRVEGGRVTNEVAFLTALEEGDHVIAQANAEIDERGRFKRDLVSARRSGDFVFVPREQVKFMDVSPMQLVSVAASLIPFLENDDANRALMGSNMQRQAVPLLKTEAPLVGTGMEFIAARDSGALVLARNPGRVLSVDATRVVVRVDEKASDGTDPRVDIYNLTKFQRSNQNTCVNQKPVVAEGKRVARGDVLADGSATDHGELALGRNILVAFMPWAGYNFEDAIVVSERLVREDLFTSIHIEEFDVEARDTKQGKEEITRDIPNVSEEMLLNLDESGIIRIGAHVRAGDVLVGKVTPKGETMLSPEEKLLKAIFGEKAGDVRDSSLTVPPGVEGFVVDVRVFSRKGVEKDPRTTFIEEEEIAKVRKDFSDEIRIVNEERDKRIGEVLVGRKAEVKVLHPTTGETIVSKNSKITEEMLEAMDTEWLLDHPPMKDEAINEQIAEIIEGPRDQVHLLETMMNEKIVKLQRGDELPPGVIKLIKVYVAMKRKLSVGDKVAGRHGNKGVISYIVPDEDMPYLPDGTPIEILLNPLGVPSRMNVGQILETHLGWAARSLGLHFATPVFDGSREADIRELLNKAELPESGRTVLYDGRTGDAFDQQVVVGYIYMMKLHHLVDDKIHARSTGPYSLVTQQPLGGKAQFGGQRLGEMEVWALEAYGAAKTLQEMITVKSDDVVGRTRMYESIVKGECSLEASLPESFNVLVKELQSLALDVELIVIGSPPDDGDGASGDGSP, encoded by the coding sequence ATGGCAACAAAGACGAGGACCCATCACACGGGATTGCGCAAGAGGCATAACTTCGCCCGCATCCCAACCATAATCGACGTCCCCAACCTTATCGAAATCCAGCAGCGCTCCTATCAACGGTTCCTCCAACACGACAGGGCCCAAGGCGAAAGAACCCTGGGGGGGCTGGATGAGGTCTTCCGGAGCGTCTTTCCCATTAGCGATTTCAACGAGACCGCCTTCCTGGAGTATGTGGGCTACGAAATCGGCTTGTGGGAATGCGAATGCGGAGAGTACAAGGGCCTAGGCGGGCCGCGTATGAAGTGTGAGGTGTGCGGTAAACCTCTCATTTATAAGCCGAAATATGAGGTGGACGAATGCCGCCAGCGAGGGATGACCTACGGCGACCCGATGAAGATTATGGTGCGTCTCGTGGTCTACGAGAAGGAAGAGGATACGGGTGAGCTGCGTCTTCGGGACGTGAAAGAGCAAAAAGTCTACCTTGGCGAAATCCCCATTATAACCGAGAACGGGACGTTCATCATCAACGGGACTGAGCGGGTAATCGTAAGCCAAATGCACCGGTCGCCGGGGGTCTTCTTCGCCCACGACAAAGGCAAGAGTACCACCACCGGCAAAGTAGTGTACTCGGCCCGGGTCATTCCGTACCGTGGCAGTTGGCTAGACTTTGAGCTGGATGCCAAGAACCATATTTACGTCCGCATCGATCGGCGCAGGAAACTCCCGGCCACGACTCTGCTTCGAGCCATGGGCTACTCCACCGATGAGCTCATGGAGATATTCTATGAATTTGATGAGATTACTTACAAATCGATAAAAGATGAGTTCACCATCAAGGTCAGCGACCTTCTCGTAGGTGTAAAAGCTGGGCAGGATATAGTTGATAAAGATGGTGAGGTCATTGTTAAGGCAGGCCGCCGTATAACCCGTGTAGCTCTAAAGAAGCTTAGGGCCGCCCGCACAAGGGATATCCCCCTTCACGAAGAAGTGCTAATTGGCCAAACGATCGCTCGTGACGTCATCGATGAAGAGACGGGGGAGATTTTCTTGGAGGTCAACACAGAGGTAACTGGCGAGACTCTCGAGGTCGTCCGGGATCGGAAAATTCGCGCCTTTTCCATCCTCCACATCCACCCTGAGCGGGATGACCGCTCTTTGCGCGACTCCCTGGCGACTGATAAGACCTCCACCCAGGAGGAGGCTTTGTTAGAAATCTACAAGCGCCTCCGGCCGGGTGACCCTCCCACGCGTGATACAGCAAAGAACCTCTTCGACAACCTCTTTATGAACCCCAAGCGGTATGACCTCTCGAAGATTGGGCGCTTGAAGCTCAACTCGAAGCTGGGGCTAGATTTCCCCCTGGAGGAGCGGCAGCTGCGTCGTGAGGATGTAGTTGAGACGATTCGCTACCTCCTAGGCCTGCGAATGGGCCAGGGCGAGATTGATGACATCGACCACCTCGGAAACCGGCGTGTCCGGTCGGTGGGCGAGCTCATCGAGAACCAGTTCCGTATAGGCCTTGTCCGCATGGAGCGGGCTATTCGAGAGCGGATGAGCATCCAGGACCTCGAGGCCACCATGCCACACGACCTCATCAACTCCAAGCCCGTAACGGCGGCAATTAAGGAGTTCTTTGGCTCCAGCCAACTCTCTCAGTTTATGGACCAAACCAACCCGTTGAGCGAAATTACCCACAAGCGTCGCCTAAGCGCTCTTGGCCCAGGCGGGCTTACACGGGAGCGGGCCGGTTTCGAGGTGCGCGACGTCCACCCGACCCACTACGGGCGGATCTGCCCCATCGAGACCCCCGAGGGGCCGAACATCGGTCTCATCGCCAGCCTCTCGACCTACGCTCGAGTCAATGAGTTCGGGTTTATCGAGTCGCCCTACCGCCGTGTCGAGGGGGGCCGGGTCACTAACGAGGTGGCCTTCCTAACAGCTTTAGAAGAGGGTGACCACGTAATCGCTCAGGCGAACGCCGAGATCGACGAGCGAGGCCGCTTCAAGCGCGACTTGGTAAGCGCCCGCCGAAGCGGGGATTTCGTCTTTGTGCCGCGCGAACAGGTCAAATTCATGGACGTTTCACCGATGCAACTCGTGAGCGTCGCAGCAAGCCTGATCCCCTTCCTGGAAAACGACGACGCCAACCGTGCCCTTATGGGAAGCAACATGCAGCGCCAAGCCGTGCCTCTGCTCAAGACCGAGGCGCCCTTGGTGGGCACTGGCATGGAGTTCATTGCCGCCAGGGACTCCGGCGCACTGGTACTGGCTCGAAATCCAGGGAGGGTTCTCAGCGTTGACGCCACCCGCGTCGTCGTCCGGGTTGATGAGAAGGCCAGTGATGGAACAGACCCCCGGGTGGACATCTACAACCTGACCAAGTTCCAACGATCGAATCAGAACACGTGCGTTAACCAGAAGCCCGTGGTGGCGGAGGGCAAGAGGGTAGCTCGCGGCGACGTGCTGGCCGACGGATCTGCCACCGACCACGGCGAGCTAGCCCTGGGCCGTAACATCTTGGTGGCCTTCATGCCTTGGGCTGGGTACAACTTCGAGGATGCCATCGTCGTCTCCGAGAGGCTCGTCCGAGAGGACCTCTTCACCTCGATCCACATCGAGGAGTTTGATGTCGAGGCTCGGGATACAAAGCAGGGCAAGGAGGAGATTACCCGAGACATTCCTAACGTCAGCGAAGAGATGCTCCTGAATCTCGATGAAAGCGGCATCATACGGATCGGTGCACATGTGCGGGCGGGCGACGTTCTCGTGGGCAAGGTTACTCCCAAGGGCGAGACCATGCTTTCGCCCGAGGAGAAATTGCTGAAAGCCATCTTCGGAGAAAAGGCCGGTGATGTCCGAGACTCTTCCCTCACCGTTCCACCTGGGGTGGAGGGGTTCGTCGTCGACGTCAGGGTCTTCAGCCGCAAGGGCGTTGAGAAGGATCCCAGAACCACATTCATAGAAGAAGAGGAGATCGCCAAGGTTCGGAAGGACTTCTCCGACGAGATTCGCATCGTCAATGAAGAGCGGGATAAGCGTATCGGGGAGGTGCTGGTCGGCCGCAAGGCTGAGGTGAAGGTGCTCCATCCGACCACGGGTGAAACCATCGTTTCCAAGAACTCAAAGATTACCGAGGAGATGCTTGAGGCCATGGACACCGAATGGCTTCTCGACCACCCTCCAATGAAGGACGAGGCCATCAACGAGCAGATTGCCGAGATCATTGAGGGTCCCAGGGATCAGGTCCACCTGCTAGAGACGATGATGAACGAAAAAATTGTGAAGCTACAGCGGGGCGACGAATTGCCTCCTGGGGTAATCAAGCTCATCAAGGTCTATGTGGCGATGAAGCGCAAGCTCTCGGTTGGCGACAAAGTGGCTGGCCGACACGGCAACAAAGGCGTGATAAGCTACATCGTTCCCGATGAGGACATGCCTTACCTCCCTGACGGCACACCGATTGAGATACTCTTAAACCCTCTAGGGGTGCCCTCTCGGATGAACGTGGGCCAGATTCTTGAAACCCACCTAGGCTGGGCGGCCCGCTCGCTGGGGCTCCATTTCGCAACCCCCGTCTTCGATGGGTCGAGAGAGGCTGACATCCGGGAGTTGCTGAACAAGGCTGAACTTCCCGAAAGCGGTCGAACGGTGCTCTACGACGGGCGCACCGGAGATGCTTTCGACCAACAGGTCGTCGTGGGCTACATCTACATGATGAAGCTCCACCACTTAGTGGACGACAAGATTCATGCCCGCTCCACGGGGCCGTACTCCCTTGTGACCCAGCAACCCCTGGGCGGCAAAGCGCAGTTCGGCGGCCAGAGGTTGGGGGAGATGGAGGTTTGGGCCCTCGAGGCGTACGGGGCGGCCAAGACTCTCCAGGAAATGATTACGGTGAAGTCCGACGACGTTGTCGGTCGAACCCGAATGTATGAGTCCATCGTAAAAGGTGAATGTTCGCTGGAAGCCAGCTTGCCGGAGTCATTCAACGTCCTCGTTAAGGAGCTCCAGAGCCTTGCTCTCGATGTAGAGCTTATAGTTATAGGGAGCCCCCCAGACGATGGAGACGGGGCCTCTGGAGATGGGTCCCCGTAA